Below is a genomic region from Bacteroidales bacterium.
AACTTCAAAGAACTGTTCAACCTCACACTCGTACCAGGCTATGGCCTTGTCGAGAAGAATAGGAACACCGGTTTTCCCAATTTTGAAATTGGTATGTTTAAATTTGTCTGTATCACGACCGCTTTTAAAACCCCATGGCCCGATGAATTCAAGGTTTACATCCTGCTGTAATGCCGAAACGGCAAAAACCTTACTTTTATGGATGTATTCAGTCGTAAGGTTGTCGCGGTGAGTAGCAACTGCTATCCTGGGGGGATCTGCAGTAATCTGAAAGACGGTATTTGAAATATGCCCGTTAAACTTATTCCCATCTCTGGAACTTAAAATGTACAACCCATAGGTCAGTTTAAAAAATGCTTCGAGGTTCATCTGTTCAGAATTAGTTAATTGGCGGTAAAATTAGCATGTTATTGCAAATGCTGCTTTTAAAGCAGTACTTTTGCTTCACAATTTTTAATTATGAGCCAAATAGATAGCATTTCCGGATTTTTTGAAATTCTCCAGCGAAGTTTGGATGAAGGAACTTTTATAAAAATGACACTGGGGAAATCCCTAAAAAAAGACTCAGGATTAAAAAATGTCTATTTCCGGATAGTTGAAATCAAAGGGCGCGACCTGCTATCATTTGTTTACCGATATCAAACTAAAGACATAACAAAAAACTTTAATTTCGGTGAAGCCATTGACCAGTTAAAAGAAATGATCGGTATTGAGTTTCTGCATGTCAGTCTATTCACGCAAACGAATGATGTGCAATTACTTATTAATAAAAAGCGGGTTCCAAAACTACTCCTAAGCAAACCAACTCAAAGCCTTTTACAAGATTTGACACATGATCGCCAGAAGGCTCGTCT
It encodes:
- a CDS encoding flavin reductase, translating into MNLEAFFKLTYGLYILSSRDGNKFNGHISNTVFQITADPPRIAVATHRDNLTTEYIHKSKVFAVSALQQDVNLEFIGPWGFKSGRDTDKFKHTNFKIGKTGVPILLDKAIAWYECEVEQFFEVGTHTIFIGKVVDLEIVDKQKKPLTYAYYREVIKGISPENSPTYLGKDHDHEQDEKTIPPAESNEKAKTRYKCIVCGYVYDPEAGDPPDGIDPGTAFEDIPDNWTCPICGVSKADFVPMD